One Mesoplodon densirostris isolate mMesDen1 chromosome X, mMesDen1 primary haplotype, whole genome shotgun sequence genomic region harbors:
- the AP1S2 gene encoding AP-1 complex subunit sigma-2 isoform X2, with product MQFMLLFSRQGKLRLQKWYVPLSDKEKKKITRELVQTVLARKPKMCSFLEWRDLKIVYKRYASLYFCCAIEDQDNELITLEIIHRYVELLDKYFGSVCELDIIFNFEKAYFILDEFLLGGEVQETSKKNVLKAIEQADLLQEPRHEYFNVPVY from the exons ATGCAGTTTATGTTGCTTTTTAGTCGTCAGGGAAAGCTTCGACTGCAGAAATGGTACGTCCCATTATcagacaaagagaagaaaaagatcacAAGAGAACTTGTTCAAACCGTTTTAGCACGGAAACCTAAAATGTGCAGCTTTCTTGAGTGGCGAGATCTGAAGATTGTTTACaaaag ATATGCCAGTCTGTATTTTTGCTGTGCTATTGAGGATCAGGACAATGAACTAATTACCCTGGAAATAATTCATCGTTACGTGGAATTACTTGACAAGTATTTTGGCAGT gTGTGTGAActtgatatcatctttaattttgagaaggcttattttattttggatgagTTTCTTTTGGGAGGAGAAGTTCAGGAAACATCCAAGAAAAATGTCCTTAAAGCAATTGAGCAGGCTGATCTACTACAGGAG
- the AP1S2 gene encoding AP-1 complex subunit sigma-2 isoform X3, whose translation MQFMLLFSRQGKLRLQKWYVPLSDKEKKKITRELVQTVLARKPKMCSFLEWRDLKIVYKRYASLYFCCAIEDQDNELITLEIIHRYVELLDKYFGSVCELDIIFNFEKAYFILDEFLLGGEVQETSKKNVLKAIEQADLLQEEAETPRSVLEEIGLT comes from the exons ATGCAGTTTATGTTGCTTTTTAGTCGTCAGGGAAAGCTTCGACTGCAGAAATGGTACGTCCCATTATcagacaaagagaagaaaaagatcacAAGAGAACTTGTTCAAACCGTTTTAGCACGGAAACCTAAAATGTGCAGCTTTCTTGAGTGGCGAGATCTGAAGATTGTTTACaaaag ATATGCCAGTCTGTATTTTTGCTGTGCTATTGAGGATCAGGACAATGAACTAATTACCCTGGAAATAATTCATCGTTACGTGGAATTACTTGACAAGTATTTTGGCAGT gTGTGTGAActtgatatcatctttaattttgagaaggcttattttattttggatgagTTTCTTTTGGGAGGAGAAGTTCAGGAAACATCCAAGAAAAATGTCCTTAAAGCAATTGAGCAGGCTGATCTACTACAGGAG
- the AP1S2 gene encoding AP-1 complex subunit sigma-2 isoform X1, protein MQFMLLFSRQGKLRLQKWYVPLSDKEKKKITRELVQTVLARKPKMCSFLEWRDLKIVYKRYASLYFCCAIEDQDNELITLEIIHRYVELLDKYFGSVCELDIIFNFEKAYFILDEFLLGGEVQETSKKNVLKAIEQADLLQESQNEEWGGLSEDIL, encoded by the exons ATGCAGTTTATGTTGCTTTTTAGTCGTCAGGGAAAGCTTCGACTGCAGAAATGGTACGTCCCATTATcagacaaagagaagaaaaagatcacAAGAGAACTTGTTCAAACCGTTTTAGCACGGAAACCTAAAATGTGCAGCTTTCTTGAGTGGCGAGATCTGAAGATTGTTTACaaaag ATATGCCAGTCTGTATTTTTGCTGTGCTATTGAGGATCAGGACAATGAACTAATTACCCTGGAAATAATTCATCGTTACGTGGAATTACTTGACAAGTATTTTGGCAGT gTGTGTGAActtgatatcatctttaattttgagaaggcttattttattttggatgagTTTCTTTTGGGAGGAGAAGTTCAGGAAACATCCAAGAAAAATGTCCTTAAAGCAATTGAGCAGGCTGATCTACTACAGGAG